The DNA region GACCACCACCTCGACGTCCACTCGCAGCAAGAGATAACATGGAAATACCGCTTAAGGATCGCGCGCTGTACTTCGGAGCAAATGTGCTCCTGGTCTGGCTCGCTGTTCTCATCTACTTCTTAAACGCCTACTACCAGTCCTTCCTCCTCCCCGGTACCAAGCTCATCGTAGTGGGCGCCGCCCTCCTCTACACCGCCTACTTCCCGATCTATCTCTTCCTCCACCGCGCTACCCGCCCGAGCAAGGGCTACCTCATCCTGCGCGGCCTCTGGCGCCTCTTGCCGTGGAGCACCGTAGCTCCTGGAGAGACCCGCTCTCTCACCAAAGAAGAGAAGACTTCTCTCCTCTTCTTCGTAGTGAAGTTCTACTTCCTCCCTTTGATGATCAATTTCGCTGCGGGCAACTTCCAAGGAGCAGTCGTCACTCTCTCGCAGTTTGACCCGAGCCGCCTCTTAGAGGCGGCCTACTTCATCACCGCCACCTATCCTCTCCTCATCCTGCTCATCTTCTTCGTCGATACCTTCTACTTCGCCTTCGGCTACCTCTTCGAGTCAGAGAAGCTTAACAACACCGTGCGCTCGGTAGAGCCTACGGTGCTCGGCTGGATCGCCGCCCTCCTCTGCTATCCCCCCTTCAATGGCGCCATCATGGAGCGCTTCTTCCCCTGGTACCCGAACCTCTACAGTTCCTTCGGCTCCCCTGAAGCGACCTTGGTCGCTTACGTATTCATACTTCTCGCGCTCTTCGTATACCTCTGGGGCACGCTAGCGCTCGGCACCAAGTGTTCCAACCTCACCAACCGCGGCATCGTGAGCCATGGCCCCTATGCGTGGATAAGACACCCGCACTATGCCTCCAAGAACCTCGCCTGGTGGATAGCGCTGCTGCCAGTGATGTCCTTCCCCGCTCTCCTCTCCATGCTCGCCTGGAGCAGCGTGTACTTCGTCCGCGCCCTCACCGAAGAGAGACATCTCCTTGCCGATCCGGAGTATCAGGAATATGTGAAGAAGGTGAAGTATCGGTTTATTCCGGGGGTTTATTAATTCTCTAGCGAGTACCGTAACCCAAAGTTCGACGAATATAAGAATTCCCTGCCCCCAACTCACGAGCTAGTTCCTTGTCTTCCTCAAAAATAAAAGAACGTGTAGGGCGGTGGTAATGCTCAGATACGGAGAATGGCTCGTCGTTGTTAATATTTGCTTTCTTAGTTTTCTCTTTCATTTTTATCTGGTTCTTGTTACTGCTTTCTTGGCAACCCTGGAAGCTATCGGAGCTTTTGGAGGAGACGTCGAAGGGGCCGGACAGACAGTATCTATGACGTGCCGAGGCGATTGTTCTTTCAGCCGCACAGAAACAAGTTTTTGATAAATCTTCATCACATCTTTCTGATCTGACTTTACATTAAATCCGATCTGCTCTGCTTCAGTCGCAAAAATGGGCATGCCATGAGTATAGCCATTATACGTTAATCGGTAGGCTATTCCAGAAGCTTTTTCTGGTTTATACCCAGCCTTCATTAAGAGCCGTCTGGCACATGATGCTGCTGTAAATAAGACCGTGGTCATTTCATCATGAACCACTGGATCCATTTTTCCAGCCATCTGCTGCCAAGGGGTTGGTATCTCTTGCGGGCTCATCTCACCGTACTCATCTTTAAGATATTCAGACGCTCTTACAAAAGCGTACGCCGATACACGAGTATCCTTGTATCGAACTTGAGGATCTATAGAGGTAAGGTTTCCTAAATCACCGATATAGAGATCATCAGCGCCACAACAAAGAATAGTGCCTCCACTAGCGGCTTCATAAGGAATAAAAGCCTTTATGTGAGCAAATTTTGAACGAAGAAAACTAGCAATCTTATATGACGTGTGCATCTCTCCCCCTGGGGTATGGATCACGAAATGCAATGCAGTAGCTCCATTTTTTAATGCCTGCTCTACATGTTCTTCCAAACTATAAATTTCATCCTCTTCAATTGATGCGCTAGCAAAAGTAACCGGTGAAGTACGCACCCCATGCGGAGCAACGAAACTAATGATCGCTACTTTTTGTTTGTCTGCAATAGACTGCAATTCTGCTCTCAATACGTCATCTAACTTAGAGGGGCCGTTGGGCTTTGCCATGTACTTTAAATACTATCACGGCTGTGTTGACCAGAATAGCGTCATAAAACTGATCCGGAGCCGCCTCCCAGAGTCGAACTGGGGACCTACTCATTACAAGTGAGTTGCTCTACCAACTGAGCTAAGGCGGCGATGCTAGCAGACTACCATTAGACCCGAGGCTCGTCAGCTTCCACTGGAAGCTTGTAGGCCTCGTCCTTCTTGTGGGATTCGAGGGAACTGAGGAAGACCGAATTACGCTCTGGGAGCTGATCGGTGAAGCGATGATAGCGACCGCGGATGAGCGTGAAGAATTCCGAGTCACGGAACTTCTTCAAGAGGAAGACGATACCGTGATGGATATGCTCCAGAACGAAGAGAAGTAGCAGCCTAGCGGTGTGACGGTTGAAATAGACCGTGTAGGAGGAAACGTGCAGGAAGCGCTTGCGCAGGAGTATATCCAAGCGATAACGGAGGGCGGAGAAGGGCTTGTGTCCACGGTGCAGTTCCCAATCCTTAAGCACGAGCATCACCACCATGGCGCCGAGAGATGCAAAGAAGAGGTACGTGGTACCCATATTTGATTAGAGCGAGAAACGGGAGAAGCGCGTGATCTCGATGCGCTCGCCGAACTTCTGAACCGCCTGAGAGAGGAGCTCGCGGACGGTACGCTCGGAATCCTTGATGAACGGCTGCTCGAGGAGCGCCTGCTCGCGGAAATAGGAGGCAAGTTTGCCTTCGATGATCTTCTCCTGCATCTCTGCCGGCTTGTCCTTGGCCTCTTCAGCGAAGACCTCGCGCGCCTTGGCACGCTCATCAGCATCGATGTCTTCAAATGTTAGGAACTTCGGGTTGGCAGCAGCCACGTGCATAGCAATATCGTAGGCGAGCTTGCGGAACTCCTCGTTCTTGGAGACGAAGTCGGTCTCGGAGGAGAGAGTCACCATAGCGCCTACCGTGCCGGTAGCGTGCACGTAGGCAGCCACAGCGCCGGAAGCGAGAGTGCGGTCCCCTTTCTTAGCAGCGAGTTCGCCGCTCTTCTTGCGGAGGATGACACGTGCCTTCTCCACATCTCCTCCTGCCTCTTCAAGTGCCTTCTTGCACTGCATCACCGAGATACCGGTCTCATCGCGCAATGCCTTGATCTGCTCAGTGGTTATTTCCATAGTGAAAGAGAAAACGATACACGGCCCCAGAAGGGCCTGTTATTAAACCGTCGCGGTTGCGGAAACAGGAGAAGCAGTCGGAGCGGGAGCGCGGCCCTCGCGGTAGGCGGAGGCGATCTCCTCCACGAAATGCGCAACTGAAGCACGGGAAGAGTCGTTGGCAGGGATGGCGTAGTCCACCTGGGAGAGGTCGCAGTCAGAGTTAGCAAGCGCTACCACCGGGATGTGGAGCCTCTTAGCTTCCAGGACCGCGATGTGCTCGCGGCGAGGATCTACCACGAAGACAGCAGCCGGGAGGGACTTCATGGACAC from Candidatus Parcubacteria bacterium includes:
- the tsf gene encoding elongation factor Ts (EF-Ts; functions during elongation stage of protein translation; forms a dimer; associates with EF-Tu-GDP complex and promotes exchange of GDP to GTP resulting in regeneration of the active form of EF-Tu), with protein sequence MEITTEQIKALRDETGISVMQCKKALEEAGGDVEKARVILRKKSGELAAKKGDRTLASGAVAAYVHATGTVGAMVTLSSETDFVSKNEEFRKLAYDIAMHVAAANPKFLTFEDIDADERAKAREVFAEEAKDKPAEMQEKIIEGKLASYFREQALLEQPFIKDSERTVRELLSQAVQKFGERIEITRFSRFSL